In Candidatus Afararchaeum irisae, a genomic segment contains:
- a CDS encoding 5-methyltetrahydropteroyltriglutamate--homocysteine methyltransferase, producing the protein MSDIVGTTAGYFPRPDYVIETLKEHEGHQKEGLDPEVERQLEETFDKGRKEVIEVQEDAGLELVTEGQLAWDDILAFPATRIDGIDMKGIIRFYDNNRYYRRPMVEDELGHSQGLTVDEYEHAVEIADSEAKAVMAGAYSLADLSDDDYYGDEDDYLAGFADVVNAELEALVDAGAETIQLDEPSLINATDDEVQKAVETVERSLEGIDAEVIVNTYFGDIADVYPDLLDAVDGIGIDVVAGDDNIDAVNEYGAPESLQIGCMNSRNTRLESVDELVSSVNDVLDAGSPETAYVAPSAGLDFLPWVIMEDKVERLGEATQEVR; encoded by the coding sequence ATGAGCGATATAGTAGGGACTACAGCGGGATACTTCCCGCGACCCGACTACGTCATAGAGACCCTCAAGGAGCACGAAGGACACCAGAAGGAAGGACTCGACCCCGAGGTCGAGAGGCAACTCGAAGAGACATTTGACAAGGGACGCAAGGAGGTCATCGAGGTACAGGAGGACGCCGGACTCGAACTCGTGACCGAGGGACAGTTAGCGTGGGACGACATACTCGCCTTCCCCGCGACACGTATCGACGGTATCGACATGAAGGGGATCATACGGTTCTACGACAACAACCGTTACTACCGACGCCCGATGGTCGAGGACGAACTCGGACACTCGCAGGGTCTCACAGTCGACGAGTACGAACACGCAGTCGAGATAGCCGACTCGGAGGCGAAGGCTGTGATGGCGGGAGCCTACTCGCTAGCCGACCTCTCTGACGACGACTACTACGGAGACGAGGACGATTACCTCGCGGGGTTCGCAGACGTCGTCAACGCCGAACTCGAAGCACTCGTCGACGCGGGTGCCGAGACTATACAGCTCGACGAGCCGTCTCTCATAAACGCCACCGACGACGAGGTTCAGAAGGCTGTCGAGACGGTCGAGAGATCACTCGAGGGGATCGACGCCGAAGTAATTGTCAACACCTACTTCGGAGACATAGCAGACGTCTATCCTGACCTTCTCGATGCGGTCGACGGGATAGGAATAGACGTCGTCGCCGGAGACGACAACATAGACGCAGTCAATGAGTACGGAGCCCCCGAGAGTCTCCAGATCGGCTGTATGAACTCACGTAACACACGTCTCGAGTCGGTCGACGAACTCGTCTCGTCTGTCAACGACGTCTTAGACGCCGGATCGCCCGAGACAGCCTACGTCGCGCCGAGTGCGGGACTCGACTTCCTCCCGTGGGTCATCATGGAGGACAAGGTCGAACGTCTCGGAGAAGCAACACAGGAGGTAAGATAA